In Gordonia sp. SL306, the genomic window TGGACGGCCCGCGATGGATGGTGCGCTGCATCGCCAGCGGGCCCGACGAGACCGCAGACGAGCTCGGCAGGCTCGCTCGCGCGGTGTTGGCCGAGTCCGTGGTGCGTCGCGGTGACGAGCCCCATCCGCCGCGGGACGCGCTGCCGATCGTGTTGCCCCCGGTCCTCGCCGAGCAGGTCGCCGCCGCGCAGCAACAGATGCTCGACGACCAGACGCCGGTCGATGAGGCGGGCACACCGGCAGGTACCGCGGACGCGTCGGTGCCCGGTGGCGCGCTGGAGCAGGTCGCCTCGGCGACGGTGATCAGTGACGAGGCCGTTCCGGCGCCGACGACAGGCGAACCCGCGCCGATCGAAGAGCCCGAGGTGGAGGACGACGAGCCGATGCCGCGCTCATCCGGGTCGGCGATGCAACGCTTCCGGCGCAACCGGCGCAGCTGAATCGGCCGACCGGCCACGTCAGCTGATACCGAGCCACCCTCGCGCGCAACCGAATCCGAGAACGGCAGGGTTGTTGCCCCAGTCCGCGAGGGTCACCTCTGTCAACGCGGACCTCGGTGCCGCCGCCGCCCAGTCCCGACCGACCTCACCGGGATGGACCGGGTCGTCTACGGCCGCGGTGATCGCCAGCGGCGCGGTCAGGGTGGCGATCTGCGCGAGGTCGGGGGAGTGGAACCCGGCGGCCTCGGTGAGCTGATCGGTGAGGCCGGGATGCAGCGCCCGCCATGAACGACTCAGTTCGGCCGCGAGCCAATCGGGACTCGACGCGGCCATCGCGACGATGGTCGGTTCGAGGCCGTCGGTGGCGAGCGCGCCTGCCGTCGCGCGGGCACTCCATGCGGCAGGCGCGGCCTCCGGATCGCCGGTCCAGGCCGGCAGGGCCGCCCACACCCCGGCGCACGGGGTACGCAGCGCCCAGGAGAGCGCGATCGCGGCACCGATGGACACGCCGCCGACGATGAGCGGACCGGCGCTCTCGGCGAGCTCGTCTAGACGTCTGAGATGCCCGTCGACCAGGTTTTTCGACGGTTCGAGCGCGATCAGTGTGAGACCGATCTCATCGGCGGCGGGCCCGAAGGCGCGGTGCACGTAGTCGGCATCGGACCCGGTACCGGGCATGGCCACGATCGTTGTCGGCACCCTCCGATCCGACCTTGCTGTATCGGGCATGTCATGATCATCCCCGACGTTGAACAGGGAGCAAGAAGAGGATTACGCTGGCGGGTGCGAGCAGGGCTTTTCAGCTCAGCCCACTTCGCCTCGCAACAAGTCACCCAGGAGGGTGTGATGGCTACCACCGGTTATCTCAAACGGTTGACGCGCCGGTTGACCGAAGATCTCGGAGATGCCGACGCCGTACAGATCGCGGAGGAGTCGCGTGCCACGGGTGCGCAACGCGCCGCCGAGTGTTGTCGTGGCGATGAGGTCACGATGCACGGTGAGCTGCGGGCTGTGGAGACCTGTTCGCGGTCCGCGAAGGTAGGGGTGAAGGCGGAGTTCTTCGACGGTTCCGACACCGTCGTACTCAAGTGGCTGGGCCGGAACCGGATCCCCGGGATCGAACCCGGCCGGAAGCTGACCGTACGGGGTCGGCTGGCCGAACACGACGGCACCAAGGTGATCTACAACCCGTACTACGAACTCTATGGCTCAGACGACGAATGATCCGTCGGCCGGTGGCCCTGCCGACGACGCAGTCGGTGCCCACAGCCGACCGGACCGTCTCGACGAACCCACCGACGATGACCCAACGCCCGCACCGACGATTCTCGAGCAGATGGGCGGGGTCTCCGGCCTGATCTACTCGACGGTGCCGATCGTGGTCTTCGTCCCCGTCAATGCGGTGTGGGGCCTCACGGCCGCGATGATCGCGGCCCTCGCCGTCGCCATCGCGATCTTCTGTGTGCGCCTCGTCCGCCGCGAGCCCCTCAACCCGGCCATCTCGGGTCTGATCGGTGTCGCGATCTGCGTGTTCATCGCGCACAGGGTCGGAGACGCCAAGGGCTACTTCCTTTTCGGCATCTGGACAACCCTCGCGTACGCCGTGGTCTTCGTGGCGTCGATCGTGGTCCGATGGCCGTTGGTCGGCGTCGCGTGGAACCTCATCAGCGGCGAGGGCATGGCGTGGCGAAAGCATCGAAAGACCTTGCTCGCCTACGACATCGCCACCGCGTTCTGGGCACTGGTGTTCCTCGCCCGATACCTGACCCAGTCCGAACTCTATGACCACGGCAGCACCGGATGGCTCGCCGTCGCGCGCATCTCCATGGGCTGGCCGTTGAC contains:
- a CDS encoding OB-fold nucleic acid binding domain-containing protein, whose product is MATTGYLKRLTRRLTEDLGDADAVQIAEESRATGAQRAAECCRGDEVTMHGELRAVETCSRSAKVGVKAEFFDGSDTVVLKWLGRNRIPGIEPGRKLTVRGRLAEHDGTKVIYNPYYELYGSDDE
- a CDS encoding alpha/beta hydrolase encodes the protein MPDTARSDRRVPTTIVAMPGTGSDADYVHRAFGPAADEIGLTLIALEPSKNLVDGHLRRLDELAESAGPLIVGGVSIGAAIALSWALRTPCAGVWAALPAWTGDPEAAPAAWSARATAGALATDGLEPTIVAMAASSPDWLAAELSRSWRALHPGLTDQLTEAAGFHSPDLAQIATLTAPLAITAAVDDPVHPGEVGRDWAAAAPRSALTEVTLADWGNNPAVLGFGCARGWLGIS
- a CDS encoding DUF3710 domain-containing protein, translated to MARDEQGELRIGSAEGPYDIEALDTPAEELENSHLDLGSVLVPVVEGGQVTVEMSAEHEPEAVYLVTPHGRISVSAFAAPKSPGLWREVVTELAASLRDEGAQVAIEDGHWGREIIATVPGAAHRFVGVDGPRWMVRCIASGPDETADELGRLARAVLAESVVRRGDEPHPPRDALPIVLPPVLAEQVAAAQQQMLDDQTPVDEAGTPAGTADASVPGGALEQVASATVISDEAVPAPTTGEPAPIEEPEVEDDEPMPRSSGSAMQRFRRNRRS
- a CDS encoding DUF3159 domain-containing protein, coding for MAQTTNDPSAGGPADDAVGAHSRPDRLDEPTDDDPTPAPTILEQMGGVSGLIYSTVPIVVFVPVNAVWGLTAAMIAALAVAIAIFCVRLVRREPLNPAISGLIGVAICVFIAHRVGDAKGYFLFGIWTTLAYAVVFVASIVVRWPLVGVAWNLISGEGMAWRKHRKTLLAYDIATAFWALVFLARYLTQSELYDHGSTGWLAVARISMGWPLTALAVLATVLLVRRATREEDRMEISDDAAGPDRDGAEITDNPPR